A window of Trichomycterus rosablanca isolate fTriRos1 chromosome 5, fTriRos1.hap1, whole genome shotgun sequence contains these coding sequences:
- the LOC134314273 gene encoding interferon-inducible GTPase 5-like isoform X1, giving the protein MASQFGISEGELVEMSSVLTSRVVSDVVAQVQGMLQQTTSVTLNIAVTGESGSGKSSFINAFRGVSDDEPEAAETGVTETTRDIRAYSHPSARNVLLWDLPGIGTPSFQPKTYLEDVGLLNYDFFIIVSSGRFQECHSALAKHIMQAQKKFYFIRNKVDQDLEAITRRRNRSNLSDDNVLGQLRSDCENNLRIGQVEQPQVFLISCFHPQRYDFPALQMTLLQELEGHKRHVLLLSLPNLSKTVIQSKKEALSQALWKTAMGASLSSVGSGATFHAIVPKLMDTLKTYQQTFCIDSQSLQRLADITGISFQELQKEVTSSYGRELTSQTLECSLSQVASGQNLLATQLESRIPILGSVVAGGISFVASYYLLTTALKELSEDGERVMQKAILNTYS; this is encoded by the exons ATGGCATCACAATTTGGAATAAGTGAAGGAGAGCTGGTTGAGATGAGCAGTGTCCTGACATCCAGAGTGGTCAGTGACGTAGTGGCTCAGGTGCAAGGCATGCTTCAACAAACAACCTCTGTGACCCTTAACATCGCAGTTACTGGAGAATCAGGTTCAGGAAAGTCTTCTTTCATTAATGCTTTCCGTGGAGTTTCTGATGATGAACCGGAAGCAGCAGAGACAGGTGTAACAGAAACCACCAGGGATATCAGAGCATACTCACATCCCTCTGCTCGCAATGTCTTGCTGTGGGACCTGCCAGGAATCGGGACCCCCTCGTTTCAGCCTAAAACATACTTGGAGGATGTTGGTCTTCTGAATTATGACTTTTTTATCATTGTCTCATCTGGTCGCTTTCAAGAGTGCCATTCTGCACTGGCCAAACATATAATGCAAGCTCAAAAGAAGTTTTATTTCATCAGAAACAAAGTGGACCAGGATTTGGAAGCCATTACCAGGCGCAGGAATCGAAGTAATTTGTCAGATGATAATGTGTTGGGTCAGCTCCGTTCAGACTGTGAAAACAATCTGAGGATAGGTCAGGTGGAACAGCCCCAGGTTTTCTTGATCTCCTGCTTTCACCCGCAGAGATATGATTTCCCGGCGCTTCAGATGACCTTACTACAGGAGTTAGAGGGGCACAAGCGCCATGTCCTGCTTTTGTCATTGCCTAACCTCAGCAAAACTGTAATACAAAGCAAGAAAGAAGCTCTGTCGCAAGCTTTATGGAAGACAGCTATGGGAGCATCTTTGAGCAGTGTCGGTAGTGGAGCCACTTTCCATGCCATTGTTCCTAAATTGATGGATACTCTGAAAACCTATCAGCAGACATTCTGTATCGATTCACAGTCTCTCCAGCGATTAGCCGATATAACCGGCATATCATTTCAG GAGCTTCAGAAAGAGGTAACCTCCAGCTATGGAAGAGAACTAACATCACAGACCCTGGAATGCTCTCTATCTCAGGTAGCTTCAGGACAAAATCTCCTGGCGACTCAGCTGGAGAGCAGGATCCCGATTTTGGGCTCTGTCGTCGCCGGTGGGATTTCCTTTGTGGCCTCCTACTACCTGCTAACAACTGCCTTGAAAGAACTGAGTGAAGATGGAGAAAGAGTCATGCAAAAAGCCATCCTTAATACTTATTCTTAA
- the LOC134314273 gene encoding interferon-gamma-inducible GTPase 10-like isoform X2 — protein MASQFGISEGELVEMSSVLTSRVVSDVVAQVQGMLQQTTSVTLNIAVTGESGSGKSSFINAFRGVSDDEPEAAETGVTETTRDIRAYSHPSARNVLLWDLPGIGTPSFQPKTYLEDVGLLNYDFFIIVSSGRFQECHSALAKHIMQAQKKFYFIRNKVDQDLEAITRRRNRSNLSDDNVLGQLRSDCENNLRIGQVEQPQVFLISCFHPQRYDFPALQMTLLQELEGHKRHVLLLSLPNLSKTVIQSKKEALSQALWKTAMGASLSSVGSGATFHAIVPKLMDTLKTYQQTFCIDSQSLQRLADITGISFQLQDKISWRLSWRAGSRFWALSSPVGFPLWPPTTC, from the exons ATGGCATCACAATTTGGAATAAGTGAAGGAGAGCTGGTTGAGATGAGCAGTGTCCTGACATCCAGAGTGGTCAGTGACGTAGTGGCTCAGGTGCAAGGCATGCTTCAACAAACAACCTCTGTGACCCTTAACATCGCAGTTACTGGAGAATCAGGTTCAGGAAAGTCTTCTTTCATTAATGCTTTCCGTGGAGTTTCTGATGATGAACCGGAAGCAGCAGAGACAGGTGTAACAGAAACCACCAGGGATATCAGAGCATACTCACATCCCTCTGCTCGCAATGTCTTGCTGTGGGACCTGCCAGGAATCGGGACCCCCTCGTTTCAGCCTAAAACATACTTGGAGGATGTTGGTCTTCTGAATTATGACTTTTTTATCATTGTCTCATCTGGTCGCTTTCAAGAGTGCCATTCTGCACTGGCCAAACATATAATGCAAGCTCAAAAGAAGTTTTATTTCATCAGAAACAAAGTGGACCAGGATTTGGAAGCCATTACCAGGCGCAGGAATCGAAGTAATTTGTCAGATGATAATGTGTTGGGTCAGCTCCGTTCAGACTGTGAAAACAATCTGAGGATAGGTCAGGTGGAACAGCCCCAGGTTTTCTTGATCTCCTGCTTTCACCCGCAGAGATATGATTTCCCGGCGCTTCAGATGACCTTACTACAGGAGTTAGAGGGGCACAAGCGCCATGTCCTGCTTTTGTCATTGCCTAACCTCAGCAAAACTGTAATACAAAGCAAGAAAGAAGCTCTGTCGCAAGCTTTATGGAAGACAGCTATGGGAGCATCTTTGAGCAGTGTCGGTAGTGGAGCCACTTTCCATGCCATTGTTCCTAAATTGATGGATACTCTGAAAACCTATCAGCAGACATTCTGTATCGATTCACAGTCTCTCCAGCGATTAGCCGATATAACCGGCATATCATTTCAG CTTCAGGACAAAATCTCCTGGCGACTCAGCTGGAGAGCAGGATCCCGATTTTGGGCTCTGTCGTCGCCGGTGGGATTTCCTTTGTGGCCTCCTACTACCTGCTAA